In the Gemmatimonadota bacterium genome, one interval contains:
- a CDS encoding enoyl-[acyl-carrier-protein] reductase, producing MLAIDLRGKRAFVAGVADDGGFGFAIAKALVEAGATVCVGTWPPAMGIFEKMLDRGKMDDSMTLAAGTKLVFERIYPLDAAFDVLEDAPAEVRENKRYKERGDFSIRGLTDRLAADFGPSCLDIVVHSLANGPEVKSPLLDTSRQGYLAAISVSAYSNISLVRHLAPLMRPNGSFLSLTYMASERVIPGYGGGMSSAKAALESDTRTLAFEAGRRFGVRVNTISAGPYASRAASAIGLIDRMISYTKQHSPLTREFEATDVGNAAAFLASPLAAGITGTVMYVDNGYHAMGMGVEVPTPPAATE from the coding sequence ATGCTCGCCATTGATCTTCGCGGCAAACGCGCCTTCGTCGCTGGAGTGGCCGATGACGGGGGCTTTGGATTTGCCATCGCCAAGGCGCTGGTGGAAGCCGGGGCCACGGTGTGCGTCGGAACCTGGCCGCCCGCCATGGGCATTTTCGAGAAGATGCTCGACCGCGGCAAGATGGATGACTCGATGACCCTCGCCGCCGGGACCAAGTTGGTTTTCGAACGGATCTATCCCCTCGACGCGGCCTTTGACGTCCTGGAAGACGCGCCGGCCGAAGTCCGGGAGAACAAGCGATACAAGGAGCGGGGCGATTTCTCGATTCGGGGCCTCACGGATCGGCTCGCGGCGGATTTCGGACCCTCGTGCCTCGACATCGTGGTCCATAGCTTGGCCAACGGACCGGAAGTGAAGTCGCCCCTGCTGGACACCAGCCGCCAGGGCTACCTGGCCGCCATCAGCGTCAGCGCCTACAGCAACATCTCCCTGGTCCGCCATCTGGCGCCCCTGATGCGGCCGAATGGGTCGTTTCTCTCGCTCACCTACATGGCGAGCGAGCGGGTCATCCCGGGCTATGGCGGCGGCATGTCGTCGGCCAAGGCGGCCCTCGAGTCCGACACCCGGACGTTGGCATTCGAAGCCGGCCGGCGGTTCGGGGTCCGGGTCAATACGATTTCGGCCGGACCCTATGCTTCCCGAGCGGCCAGCGCCATCGGGTTGATCGACCGGATGATCAGCTACACCAAACAGCACAGCCCGCTGACCCGGGAGTTCGAGGCCACCGATGTCGGGAACGCCGCGGCGTTCCTGGCCAGTCCGTTGGCCGCCGGGATCACCGGTACGGTCATGTACGTCGACAACGGGTACCATGCCATGGGCATGGGGGTCGAGGTGCCGACGCCGCCGGCGGCGACCGAGTGA